The Roseibaca calidilacus genome has a window encoding:
- a CDS encoding DUF3429 domain-containing protein — protein MIPRAALTLGLAGLLPFAYGLATILSPALAEATIRTIGPRFAGQYVLVAYGTVILCFMSGVLWGFAAKGAEQNWTGYALSVAPALWAFFFVGGGATQALAALLTGFVVLLVIDQQFTLWGLTPHWWMKLRLMLTAGVVLCLAGGIWLG, from the coding sequence ATGATCCCCCGCGCGGCGCTCACACTCGGCCTTGCCGGGCTGCTCCCATTCGCCTACGGGCTGGCCACGATCCTGTCGCCCGCGCTGGCAGAGGCGACGATCCGCACCATCGGCCCCCGTTTCGCGGGCCAGTATGTGCTGGTCGCCTATGGCACCGTCATCCTGTGCTTCATGTCGGGCGTGCTCTGGGGTTTTGCCGCCAAGGGGGCCGAACAGAACTGGACCGGTTACGCCCTGTCGGTCGCCCCCGCGCTTTGGGCGTTTTTCTTCGTCGGCGGGGGCGCGACCCAAGCCCTCGCCGCGCTTCTGACCGGCTTCGTGGTGCTTTTGGTGATCGACCAGCAATTTACCCTGTGGGGGCTGACCCCGCACTGGTGGATGAAATTGCGCCTTATGTTGACGGCGGGCGTCGTGCTCTGCCTTGCGGGCGGCATCTGGCTGGGGTAG
- the rnhA gene encoding ribonuclease HI yields MTQTRLVAYTDGACSGNPGPGGWGVLMRAERDGAVLKERELQGGEAQTTNNRMELMAAITALETLERPSEVTIVTDSAYVKNGVTQWIHGWKRNGWRTADRKPVKNVELWQRLDAAQARHRVTWEWVKGHAGHPENERADELARAGMAPFKPGKP; encoded by the coding sequence ATGACCCAGACCCGCCTTGTCGCCTATACCGATGGCGCGTGCAGCGGCAATCCCGGCCCCGGCGGCTGGGGCGTGCTGATGCGCGCCGAACGCGATGGAGCGGTGCTGAAAGAACGCGAATTGCAGGGCGGCGAGGCGCAGACCACCAATAACCGGATGGAACTGATGGCCGCGATCACCGCGCTGGAAACGCTGGAACGCCCGTCAGAGGTGACCATCGTCACCGACAGCGCCTATGTGAAGAACGGCGTCACGCAATGGATTCATGGCTGGAAGCGCAATGGCTGGCGCACCGCCGACCGCAAGCCAGTGAAGAATGTGGAACTTTGGCAGCGGTTGGATGCGGCGCAAGCGCGCCATCGCGTGACATGGGAATGGGTCAAGGGCCATGCGGGCCACCCGGAAAATGAACGCGCCGATGAACTGGCCCGCGCTGGCATGGCACCGTTCAAGCCGGGCAAGCCATGA
- a CDS encoding trimeric intracellular cation channel family protein, with protein sequence MTFLQGLDLAAVFVFGLTGALAASRAQLDIVGFVFLACLTAVGGGTLRDMVMGRETVFWVAEPLMIVSATGAAVLVFFTAHLLESRLRALEWLDALALAVAVPAGVGLALSMNAPWIVVAIMGVATGTFGGLMRDVVCNEVPLVLKKGEIYATAALAGALMALAADALGIATGWALVACGGTTFALRAGSMLFGWNLPVYKSRPPRR encoded by the coding sequence ATGACATTTCTGCAAGGTCTGGACTTGGCGGCGGTGTTCGTCTTTGGCCTGACCGGCGCATTGGCGGCCAGCCGCGCGCAGCTTGACATCGTCGGCTTCGTGTTCCTGGCCTGCCTGACCGCGGTGGGCGGTGGCACGTTGCGCGACATGGTCATGGGGCGGGAAACTGTATTCTGGGTGGCGGAACCGTTGATGATCGTCTCGGCCACGGGGGCGGCTGTGCTGGTGTTCTTTACCGCTCATTTGCTGGAATCACGGCTGCGCGCGCTGGAATGGCTGGATGCGCTGGCCTTGGCGGTGGCCGTGCCCGCAGGTGTTGGGCTGGCGCTAAGTATGAATGCCCCGTGGATCGTGGTGGCGATCATGGGGGTTGCCACCGGCACATTCGGCGGGCTGATGCGCGACGTGGTGTGCAACGAAGTGCCGCTGGTGCTGAAAAAGGGAGAGATCTACGCCACGGCGGCGCTGGCAGGTGCGCTTATGGCACTGGCGGCAGACGCGCTTGGCATCGCGACCGGCTGGGCGCTGGTCGCCTGCGGCGGCACGACATTCGCCTTGCGCGCGGGTTCCATGCTGTTCGGCTGGAACCTGCCTGTGTATAAAAGCCGCCCCCCGCGCCGGTAG
- a CDS encoding Mth938-like domain-containing protein yields MQLSEIEFGNARPIEGYGPDFYRLNGQTHLAPVLIYGGEVHPWGGYEDVATLLALAGRVDVLLVGTGPQIAHLPKALRAELDAAGVPAEVMDSPAACRTYNVLLSEQRRVAVALLAAV; encoded by the coding sequence ATGCAACTCTCCGAGATCGAGTTCGGCAATGCGCGCCCGATCGAGGGTTACGGGCCTGATTTTTACCGTTTGAACGGCCAGACCCATCTAGCGCCCGTGCTGATCTATGGCGGAGAGGTGCACCCTTGGGGCGGCTATGAGGATGTGGCAACCCTGCTGGCGCTGGCTGGCCGTGTCGATGTGCTGCTGGTCGGCACTGGCCCGCAGATCGCGCATCTGCCCAAAGCCCTGCGCGCCGAACTGGACGCCGCGGGCGTTCCCGCAGAGGTGATGGACAGCCCCGCCGCCTGCCGCACCTATAACGTGCTGTTGTCGGAACAACGCCGGGTTGCCGTGGCGCTTTTGGCGGCGGTCTAG
- the secF gene encoding protein translocase subunit SecF yields the protein MRLKLVPAETNYAFFRYWRYTFGASVLAMVLSIVAFLVMGLNFGIDFKGGTTIRTEAVQPVDIAAYRGAVDPLGFGDVAITEVFDPSFGPEQNVAMVRIQAQEGQESKTPEQLAEIRTALQQVDPTLTFASVDSVGPKVSGELVQSAVISVLLALGAVLFYVWLRFEWQFSVGAVAALVHDVVLTIGLFAVLQIGFDLSIIAALLTIVGYSLNDTVVVFDRVRENLIKFKKRPLREVLDLSINETLSRTIMTSLTTLIALIALFVLGGDVIRGFVFAMIWGVIVGTYSSVFVASVVLYRFGVKRDWSKVSGDTAGTQFGVKEG from the coding sequence ATGCGTTTGAAACTTGTCCCTGCCGAAACGAATTACGCGTTCTTCCGGTATTGGCGCTACACTTTCGGTGCGTCGGTGCTGGCAATGGTGCTGTCCATCGTAGCGTTCCTTGTCATGGGGTTGAATTTCGGGATCGACTTCAAGGGCGGCACCACCATCCGCACCGAAGCCGTGCAGCCGGTCGATATTGCAGCGTATCGCGGCGCGGTGGACCCGCTGGGCTTTGGCGATGTGGCGATCACCGAAGTGTTCGACCCGTCCTTCGGGCCAGAGCAGAACGTGGCCATGGTCCGCATTCAGGCGCAGGAAGGGCAGGAATCGAAGACACCGGAACAGCTTGCCGAAATCCGCACGGCGCTGCAACAGGTGGACCCAACGCTGACCTTCGCCTCTGTCGACTCTGTCGGGCCAAAGGTGTCGGGCGAATTGGTGCAATCGGCGGTCATTTCCGTTCTGCTGGCACTTGGGGCGGTGTTGTTCTATGTCTGGCTGCGCTTTGAATGGCAGTTCTCCGTGGGGGCCGTGGCTGCATTGGTGCATGACGTGGTGCTGACAATCGGTCTGTTCGCGGTGCTGCAAATCGGGTTCGACCTGTCGATCATCGCGGCGCTGCTGACCATCGTGGGTTATTCGCTGAACGACACCGTGGTGGTCTTCGACCGCGTGCGCGAAAACCTGATAAAATTCAAGAAACGTCCGCTGCGCGAGGTGTTGGACCTGTCCATCAATGAAACACTTTCGCGCACCATCATGACCTCTTTGACCACGCTGATCGCCTTGATTGCCCTGTTCGTGCTGGGCGGCGACGTGATCCGCGGTTTCGTCTTCGCGATGATCTGGGGCGTGATCGTCGGCACTTATTCGTCGGTCTTCGTGGCCTCGGTGGTGCTGTATCGCTTTGGCGTGAAGCGCGATTGGTCGAAAGTATCGGGCGACACGGCAGGCACGCAATTCGGGGTGAAAGAGGGCTGA
- the secD gene encoding protein translocase subunit SecD codes for MLHIPMWKRILIWGTCALALLIATPNLFYNQVERYNDAVSAQERGEEVSEDDLAAWPGFLPSFLLNLGLDLRGGAHLLAEVQVSDVYADRVDALWPTVRDQLREARDTVGAVRRMPSDDAGELRVRIGRPEAITEAAALVRDLAQPTQSVTGLGGGDDLDVRTEGEEIVVALSAAERQATDERTMRTSLEIIRRRVDEAGTREPTIQRQGEDRILIQVPGIGSAEELKALIGTTARLTFHPVVDVTSDPDQVPDPRNALYPAMEDTGTYYEVEQTPVVTGDQLVDASAAMDQNNRPAVNFRFNAQGGRAFGLYTAENIGSPFAIVLDGEVVSAPTIQSHIPGGSGIITGRFTVEETTQLAVLLRSGALPAEMEFLEERTVGPELGQDSIDAGRIAAMVAMGAVLVFMIASYGVFGVFANIALLLNVAMIFALLSLVGATLTLPGIAGIVLTIGMAVDANVLVFERIREELRTAKGPARAIALGYEKALSAILDANITTFLTAVILFVMGSGPVRGFAVTLGLGIMTSVFTALLVTRVMVVMYYERRRPKTLAI; via the coding sequence ATGCTGCATATTCCGATGTGGAAACGCATCCTCATCTGGGGCACCTGCGCGCTGGCGCTGCTGATCGCCACGCCCAATCTGTTCTACAATCAGGTTGAACGGTATAATGACGCTGTAAGCGCGCAAGAGCGGGGCGAAGAGGTTTCAGAAGATGACCTTGCCGCATGGCCGGGCTTTCTGCCGTCGTTTCTGCTCAATCTGGGGCTAGACCTGCGCGGCGGCGCGCATCTGCTGGCAGAAGTGCAGGTGTCCGATGTCTATGCCGACCGGGTCGACGCGCTTTGGCCCACGGTGCGCGACCAACTGCGCGAGGCGCGCGATACGGTGGGCGCGGTGCGGCGTATGCCTTCGGATGACGCGGGCGAATTGCGCGTCCGCATCGGCAGGCCCGAAGCGATTACCGAAGCCGCAGCACTTGTGCGCGACTTGGCGCAACCCACACAAAGCGTGACCGGGCTTGGCGGCGGCGATGACCTAGACGTGCGAACCGAAGGCGAAGAGATCGTCGTCGCCCTGTCGGCGGCAGAGCGGCAGGCGACCGATGAGCGCACCATGCGCACCTCGCTTGAAATTATTCGCCGCCGTGTGGACGAAGCGGGCACGCGCGAACCCACCATCCAGCGGCAGGGCGAGGACCGCATCCTGATCCAGGTGCCCGGCATCGGCTCTGCCGAGGAGTTGAAAGCGCTGATCGGGACCACCGCGCGGTTGACCTTTCACCCGGTTGTGGATGTCACGTCGGATCCCGACCAGGTGCCGGACCCGCGCAACGCGCTTTATCCGGCGATGGAAGACACCGGCACCTATTACGAGGTGGAACAAACCCCCGTCGTGACCGGCGACCAGTTGGTCGATGCCAGCGCCGCCATGGACCAGAACAATCGCCCGGCGGTGAATTTCCGCTTCAATGCGCAGGGCGGGCGGGCCTTTGGCCTGTATACGGCGGAAAATATCGGCAGCCCCTTCGCCATTGTGCTGGATGGAGAGGTCGTGTCGGCCCCTACCATCCAAAGCCATATTCCGGGCGGGTCGGGCATAATCACCGGGCGTTTCACGGTCGAGGAAACCACCCAGCTTGCGGTGCTGTTGCGCTCTGGCGCGCTGCCGGCCGAAATGGAATTTCTGGAAGAACGCACCGTTGGCCCGGAACTGGGGCAGGACAGCATTGATGCGGGCCGCATTGCCGCCATGGTCGCCATGGGCGCCGTGCTGGTGTTCATGATCGCCAGCTACGGCGTATTCGGCGTGTTTGCCAATATCGCGCTGCTGTTGAACGTGGCAATGATCTTTGCGCTGTTGTCGCTTGTCGGGGCCACGCTGACACTGCCGGGGATTGCCGGGATCGTGCTGACCATCGGGATGGCCGTTGACGCCAATGTGCTTGTGTTCGAGCGTATTCGGGAAGAGTTGCGAACCGCCAAAGGCCCCGCGCGCGCCATTGCGCTTGGCTATGAAAAGGCGCTGTCGGCCATTCTGGACGCCAATATCACCACTTTCCTGACCGCTGTCATCCTGTTCGTCATGGGCTCTGGCCCGGTGCGGGGGTTTGCGGTTACGCTGGGGCTGGGGATCATGACCTCTGTCTTTACCGCGCTTTTGGTCACCCGTGTCATGGTGGTCATGTATTATGAGCGCCGTCGTCCCAAGACACTTGCGATATAA
- the yajC gene encoding preprotein translocase subunit YajC, which yields MFVTPAYAQDAGAAGGLISIVPFILIFVIMYFLLIRPQQKKVKEHAAMVEALRRGDQVVTQGGIVGKISKVKEDGEVEVEIAEGVRVRVLKQTIATVLSKTEPAAKE from the coding sequence ATGTTCGTTACACCCGCCTATGCACAAGATGCCGGTGCCGCCGGGGGCCTGATTTCGATCGTCCCGTTCATTCTGATCTTCGTCATCATGTATTTTTTGCTGATCCGTCCGCAGCAAAAGAAGGTCAAGGAACACGCCGCCATGGTCGAAGCGCTGCGCCGTGGTGACCAAGTGGTTACGCAAGGCGGCATCGTGGGCAAGATTTCGAAGGTCAAGGAAGATGGCGAGGTCGAGGTCGAGATCGCGGAAGGTGTGCGCGTGCGCGTGCTGAAGCAGACCATCGCGACGGTTTTGTCGAAAACCGAACCGGCGGCAAAGGAATAA
- a CDS encoding squalene/phytoene synthase family protein, whose product MSEGLEAKVAASDPDRHAASLAAPPQARAKLWVLYAFNLEIARAPYLTHEPLIAQMRLQFWADVLDDIAAGKPPRAHEVAEPLARIWVEHALPLELGQQMIAARHWHIERAAFADISAWLDHIDQSAGNLMWLAARLLGAPDRAEAAVRAMGRASGAAQWLQAVPALQAAGRVPVPRGGDGAEMAQAGLAALAQARRARATVPKAALPALLAAFQAGPVLKQAAREPARIEQGALGTSEFRRRGTLLLRGVSQRW is encoded by the coding sequence ATGAGCGAAGGGCTGGAAGCCAAGGTCGCGGCATCTGACCCCGACCGCCACGCCGCCAGCCTTGCCGCGCCGCCACAGGCGCGCGCGAAGCTCTGGGTGCTCTATGCGTTCAATCTGGAAATTGCCCGCGCGCCCTACCTGACCCACGAACCCCTGATTGCGCAGATGCGGCTGCAATTCTGGGCCGATGTGCTGGACGACATTGCCGCAGGCAAGCCGCCGCGCGCGCATGAGGTGGCAGAGCCTTTGGCCCGTATCTGGGTCGAGCATGCGCTGCCCTTGGAGCTTGGCCAGCAGATGATCGCCGCGCGCCATTGGCATATCGAACGCGCGGCCTTTGCCGATATTTCCGCATGGCTGGACCATATTGACCAAAGCGCGGGCAACCTGATGTGGTTGGCCGCGCGGCTGCTCGGCGCGCCGGACCGTGCCGAAGCGGCCGTCCGTGCCATGGGGCGCGCCAGCGGTGCCGCACAATGGCTGCAAGCCGTGCCTGCCTTGCAGGCTGCTGGGCGCGTGCCCGTCCCAAGGGGCGGCGATGGCGCGGAAATGGCGCAAGCGGGGCTGGCGGCGCTGGCACAGGCACGCCGCGCCCGCGCCACAGTGCCCAAAGCGGCGCTGCCCGCGCTTTTGGCGGCGTTTCAGGCCGGGCCGGTCCTGAAACAAGCTGCCCGCGAGCCTGCCCGCATAGAACAGGGCGCGCTTGGCACATCCGAGTTTCGCCGCCGGGGCACGCTGCTGCTGCGGGGGGTATCACAGCGCTGGTAG
- a CDS encoding class I SAM-dependent methyltransferase — protein sequence MSDLTQDEAFLTLYADLAREGPGASADLGWALSVAGTPADARICDAGCGSGADTLTLAKDRPQARIDAVDKIAQFVGAAQKRVAPFGDRVQVRQGDMAKLDGPYDLIWCAGAIYFIGIAQALRAWRPALAEGGRVAFSEPCLLPRPSQAARDFWSVEYPQITDMAGIRDRVAQAGYRVLGENLQIGAAWENYYLPMERRIASLRPGASPELAAALDTAEAEIARWRAAPSEIAYALMVVAPE from the coding sequence ATGTCCGACCTGACCCAAGACGAAGCCTTCCTGACGCTTTATGCCGATCTGGCGCGCGAAGGGCCGGGGGCGTCTGCCGATCTGGGCTGGGCCTTGTCGGTCGCGGGCACGCCTGCCGATGCGCGCATTTGCGATGCGGGCTGCGGGTCGGGGGCCGATACGCTGACCCTGGCCAAGGACCGCCCGCAAGCGCGGATCGACGCCGTGGACAAGATTGCGCAATTTGTCGGTGCCGCGCAAAAGCGGGTTGCGCCCTTTGGCGACCGCGTGCAGGTGCGCCAAGGCGATATGGCCAAGCTGGACGGGCCGTATGATCTGATCTGGTGCGCGGGCGCAATCTATTTCATCGGTATTGCGCAGGCCTTGCGCGCGTGGCGGCCTGCCTTGGCAGAGGGGGGGCGAGTGGCGTTCTCGGAACCATGCCTGTTGCCGCGCCCCTCGCAGGCGGCGCGCGATTTCTGGTCGGTGGAATACCCGCAGATCACCGATATGGCGGGGATTCGCGACCGCGTGGCGCAAGCGGGATACCGGGTGTTGGGCGAAAACCTGCAAATTGGCGCGGCATGGGAAAACTACTACCTGCCGATGGAACGCCGGATTGCCAGCCTGCGCCCCGGTGCCAGCCCAGAGCTTGCCGCCGCCCTTGACACCGCCGAAGCGGAAATTGCCCGCTGGCGCGCCGCCCCGTCAGAGATTGCCTATGCGCTGATGGTGGTCGCGCCGGAATGA